A single window of Romeriopsis navalis LEGE 11480 DNA harbors:
- a CDS encoding polyribonucleotide nucleotidyltransferase, which translates to MAEVVKSISFDGRDIRLKIGLLAPQAGGSVLVESGDTAVLVTATRSSARAGIDFLPLTVDFEERMYAAGRIPGSFHRRESRPPERAILTARLIDRPMRPLFPNWMRDDIQIVATALSVDEKVPPDVLAVTGASIATLIAQIPFAGPMAAVRVGLVGDDFIINPTYKEVSDGDLDLVVAGSPDGVIMVEAGANQLPEADMIEAIDFGMEAVRDLIQAQLDLIKDLGIEQVVAEEPEVDSALADFITERATAPVKEILARFEKLKATRDGALDEVKAAIVAEIEALDDEHPAKVAAAEKPKALGNTFKSITKSLMRKQVVDDAVRVDGRKLDEIRPISCKVGILPQRVHGSGLFNRGLTQVMSVVTLGTPGDAQDLDDLHPDTEKRYLHHYNFPPYSVGETRPMRSPGRREIGHGALAERALLPVLPSREDFPYVIRVVSEALSSNGSTSMGSVSGSTLSLMDAGVPIAKPVSGAAMGLIKEGEEVRILSDIQGIEDFLGDMDFKVAGTDEGITALQLDMKITGLPVEIIAQAITQALPARLHILGKMLEAIDTPREDLAPSAPRLLTVKIDPDMIGLVIGPGGKNIKGITEQTGCKIDIQDDGTVTIASNEGDGAKKARSIIEGMTRKITEGDVYAGKVTRIIPIGAFVEFLPGKEGMIHISQLADYRVGKVEDEVAVGDDVVVKIREVDNRGRINLTRLGIHPDEAEAAKEAVAD; encoded by the coding sequence ATGGCAGAAGTAGTTAAGTCGATATCTTTTGATGGTAGAGATATTCGGCTGAAGATTGGCTTACTCGCACCCCAGGCGGGTGGTTCCGTGTTAGTCGAATCAGGAGATACAGCAGTACTTGTGACGGCAACTCGCTCCAGCGCGCGGGCAGGTATTGATTTTCTACCGTTGACGGTTGATTTTGAAGAACGGATGTATGCGGCAGGCCGCATTCCTGGCAGTTTCCATCGGCGCGAATCGCGGCCCCCAGAGCGGGCAATTCTCACCGCCCGGCTAATCGATCGGCCGATGCGCCCCTTGTTTCCGAACTGGATGCGCGATGATATCCAGATTGTGGCAACGGCATTATCGGTGGATGAGAAAGTGCCGCCGGATGTTTTAGCGGTCACTGGCGCATCGATCGCCACCCTGATTGCACAGATTCCCTTTGCGGGTCCCATGGCGGCGGTACGTGTCGGTTTGGTGGGTGATGATTTCATCATTAACCCGACCTATAAGGAAGTCAGTGACGGTGATCTAGATCTCGTCGTGGCGGGTTCACCGGATGGGGTGATCATGGTCGAAGCGGGAGCGAACCAGTTGCCCGAAGCCGATATGATCGAAGCGATCGATTTTGGCATGGAAGCGGTCCGTGACCTGATTCAGGCGCAGCTTGATCTAATTAAAGATCTGGGTATTGAGCAGGTGGTGGCGGAAGAGCCAGAAGTTGATTCAGCCTTGGCTGATTTCATCACAGAACGGGCGACAGCGCCAGTGAAGGAAATCTTGGCCCGGTTTGAGAAGCTCAAGGCAACCCGTGATGGGGCTTTGGATGAGGTGAAGGCGGCGATCGTGGCGGAAATTGAAGCCTTGGATGATGAGCATCCGGCGAAAGTCGCGGCAGCCGAAAAGCCCAAGGCCTTGGGCAACACGTTCAAGTCGATTACGAAGTCTTTGATGCGGAAGCAGGTCGTGGATGACGCAGTGCGCGTCGATGGCCGCAAGCTCGATGAAATTCGGCCAATTTCCTGCAAAGTCGGGATTTTGCCGCAGCGGGTGCATGGTAGTGGCTTATTCAATCGTGGTTTGACTCAGGTCATGTCGGTTGTCACCTTGGGTACGCCCGGGGATGCACAGGATCTCGATGACCTGCATCCGGATACAGAAAAGCGTTACCTCCACCACTACAATTTCCCGCCCTACTCCGTGGGTGAAACTCGACCGATGCGCTCTCCCGGTCGCCGTGAAATTGGTCATGGTGCCCTAGCGGAGCGGGCGCTGTTGCCGGTGTTGCCGAGTCGTGAAGACTTCCCCTATGTCATTCGGGTGGTCTCGGAGGCCTTATCCTCGAACGGTTCGACTTCGATGGGTTCAGTTTCCGGTTCAACCCTATCGTTGATGGATGCCGGTGTGCCAATTGCGAAGCCCGTAAGTGGTGCGGCGATGGGCCTGATCAAAGAAGGTGAAGAAGTCCGCATTCTCAGTGATATTCAAGGCATCGAGGATTTTCTGGGTGACATGGACTTCAAAGTGGCGGGTACCGATGAAGGTATTACGGCGTTGCAGTTGGATATGAAAATCACCGGTCTGCCGGTCGAGATTATTGCTCAGGCAATCACGCAGGCCTTGCCCGCCCGCTTGCATATCTTGGGCAAGATGTTAGAAGCGATCGATACGCCACGGGAAGATCTGGCCCCTTCGGCGCCACGACTGCTGACGGTGAAGATTGACCCCGATATGATTGGTTTGGTGATTGGGCCAGGGGGTAAAAACATCAAAGGCATCACCGAGCAAACGGGTTGTAAGATCGACATCCAAGATGATGGTACGGTCACGATTGCCTCGAATGAAGGTGACGGTGCGAAGAAGGCCCGTTCCATCATTGAAGGTATGACCCGCAAAATCACCGAGGGTGATGTTTATGCTGGTAAGGTGACGCGGATTATCCCGATCGGTGCATTTGTGGAATTTTTGCCGGGTAAAGAAGGCATGATTCACATCTCTCAACTGGCTGACTATCGAGTTGGTAAGGTGGAAGATGAAGTTGCCGTCGGTGATGATGTTGTCGTCAAGATTCGCGAAGTTGATAATCGTGGTCGGATTAATCTGACGCGTTTGGGCATTCATCCTGACGAAGCGGAAGCTGCGAAAGAAGCGGTCGCGGATTAG
- the map gene encoding type I methionyl aminopeptidase produces the protein MDTITLLSKREIAKMRVAGQLAGQLLVHLEQFVRPGVSTLELNDEAERWTQAHGAKSAPLGYGKEGKRPAFPKSICTSLNEVVCHGIPSSKQVLKNGDVMNIDVTLIVDGYHGDTSKMYFVGEPTEEAKRLVEVTEKCRALGIEQVKPGNRIGDIGAAIQEYAESQGFSVVRDFVGHGISHIFHTEPQIAHYGEWGTGKKMRAGMVFTIEPMINVGTYEVKLLRDQWTAITKDRKLSAQCEHTIAVVEGGYEILTLPE, from the coding sequence ATGGATACCATTACTCTGTTATCGAAGCGTGAAATTGCCAAGATGCGTGTGGCCGGACAGCTAGCCGGGCAGTTGCTCGTGCATCTGGAGCAGTTTGTGCGGCCCGGCGTTTCAACTTTGGAGCTGAATGATGAGGCAGAGCGTTGGACCCAAGCCCATGGGGCGAAGAGCGCGCCCTTGGGCTATGGCAAGGAAGGTAAACGGCCGGCATTCCCGAAGTCGATTTGTACGAGTTTGAATGAAGTTGTCTGTCATGGCATTCCGAGCTCAAAGCAGGTGCTGAAAAATGGGGATGTCATGAATATTGATGTGACGCTCATTGTGGATGGCTACCATGGCGACACGTCGAAAATGTATTTTGTGGGTGAGCCGACGGAAGAAGCCAAGCGGTTAGTTGAGGTGACCGAAAAATGTCGGGCCCTGGGGATTGAACAGGTAAAACCGGGGAATCGGATTGGTGATATTGGGGCGGCGATCCAAGAGTATGCGGAGTCGCAGGGTTTTTCGGTCGTACGGGATTTTGTGGGGCATGGCATTAGCCATATTTTTCACACCGAACCGCAGATTGCCCACTATGGTGAGTGGGGGACGGGTAAAAAGATGCGAGCCGGTATGGTGTTTACGATCGAGCCGATGATTAACGTTGGCACCTATGAAGTGAAGTTGTTGCGTGATCAGTGGACAGCGATTACCAAGGACCGAAAGCTGTCGGCACAATGTGAGCATACAATCGCCGTTGTCGAGGGTGGCTATGAAATTCTGACCTTGCCGGAGTAA
- a CDS encoding GumC family protein, whose amino-acid sequence MERDRQPEEIRFDKYWLTLKRHRFPASLMFLVVLAGAGFVASMERPTYQAEGKLLFRKRDRTATLLAEGDKGTQLEALNNQNTPIDTEAEVLQSAPLVQKVIEDLKLKDKDGDQLAPEAFLKQLSVKGVKGTDILLVAYKSGDAKEAAAIVNQLIQEYIANNIAMNRSEAAAARQFIAKQLPALSIRLEQAEINLRDFEEANEVVSLVDEAKSSVETVAELSQRVAATKSEYDNVNAQTLALRSRVQRNAQAALTLNNLNQSTGVQQAFSQVQQVEAELASQRARYRAGHPQVQILERRQQALGGVLRQRIREVLGSNQAVSRTELQVGLSEQKLIEQYINSEVNRRGLASQLNSLVQARAAYQSRATRLPRLRQQRQALERQVATLRTNHNALSRRLQEVEIAENQDLGVARVVAKATVPGLPLASKQKLILAGGSIAGALLYILTAFSLDLRDPSIKTAKEAREAFPFASLGLIPLMRQKSQFGRKVSINAVPQLPVIEHPSSLTSAAYRMLQSNLKFLNPDRRVKSIAVTSSIAKEGKSTVSANLAAALAQMGHRVLLIDVDFYRPVQHQIWGLVNNVGLSNVVMSQVQLKTVINRVQPNLDVIPAGTLPPRPLALVDSKRMSALIAAFEQQYDYVICDTPPLVLASDVIALGQKTDGVMMVVRPGIIDTNSATEAKRMLEQSNLELLGIVTNGVAVENEPDSYLKRAREYYESVSLTPSVPSAGEVPA is encoded by the coding sequence ATGGAACGCGATCGGCAACCTGAAGAAATTCGGTTTGATAAGTACTGGTTAACTTTAAAGCGCCACCGCTTTCCTGCGAGCCTCATGTTTTTGGTCGTCTTAGCCGGGGCTGGCTTTGTTGCCTCGATGGAGCGTCCAACATACCAGGCAGAAGGTAAATTATTATTTCGCAAGCGCGACCGCACGGCGACTTTACTCGCCGAAGGCGACAAGGGCACACAGCTAGAAGCGCTGAATAACCAGAACACACCAATTGATACAGAAGCTGAAGTTCTCCAATCGGCACCCCTTGTTCAGAAGGTTATTGAAGACCTCAAGTTAAAGGACAAGGATGGCGACCAGTTAGCCCCCGAAGCATTTCTCAAACAGCTTTCTGTCAAAGGCGTTAAGGGCACTGACATACTCTTAGTGGCCTATAAGAGTGGCGATGCTAAGGAAGCAGCGGCGATCGTCAATCAGTTGATTCAGGAATATATTGCCAATAATATTGCGATGAATCGATCGGAAGCCGCCGCGGCCCGGCAATTCATTGCCAAACAGCTACCGGCACTCTCAATTCGACTCGAGCAGGCAGAAATCAATCTCCGCGACTTTGAAGAAGCGAATGAAGTCGTGAGTCTCGTCGATGAAGCAAAATCATCGGTGGAGACGGTGGCCGAACTCAGCCAACGCGTCGCTGCCACCAAGTCAGAATATGACAATGTCAATGCCCAAACCCTCGCCCTGCGCAGCCGCGTCCAGCGGAATGCCCAAGCCGCCCTCACACTGAATAATCTCAATCAGTCAACCGGCGTCCAACAAGCATTTAGTCAAGTCCAACAGGTCGAAGCAGAACTCGCAAGTCAACGGGCGCGCTATCGCGCCGGGCATCCCCAAGTCCAAATCTTAGAACGCCGTCAGCAAGCGCTCGGTGGGGTCTTACGCCAGCGGATTCGTGAGGTATTGGGGAGTAACCAAGCCGTTTCCCGCACCGAACTGCAAGTCGGTTTATCGGAACAGAAGCTCATTGAGCAATATATTAATTCCGAAGTCAATCGCCGGGGCCTTGCCAGTCAATTAAATTCGCTCGTGCAAGCCCGTGCGGCCTATCAAAGTCGGGCGACCCGTTTACCTCGATTACGACAGCAACGCCAGGCTCTAGAACGTCAAGTGGCAACGCTTCGCACCAATCACAACGCATTGTCACGCCGTCTCCAAGAAGTTGAGATTGCTGAGAATCAGGATCTTGGGGTCGCCCGTGTCGTGGCTAAAGCAACGGTGCCAGGCTTACCGCTGGCCTCCAAGCAGAAGCTGATTTTGGCTGGTGGGTCGATCGCCGGTGCTTTGTTATACATCTTGACCGCCTTCTCGCTGGATCTGCGGGACCCTTCGATTAAAACGGCCAAGGAAGCACGCGAGGCCTTTCCCTTCGCTTCACTGGGCTTAATTCCGTTGATGCGACAGAAATCACAGTTTGGCCGCAAAGTCAGTATCAATGCCGTCCCACAGCTCCCCGTAATTGAACATCCCAGCTCACTCACCAGTGCCGCTTATCGGATGTTGCAATCGAATTTAAAATTTCTCAATCCCGATCGCCGCGTCAAATCAATTGCGGTGACCAGCTCGATCGCCAAAGAGGGTAAGTCGACTGTCTCCGCCAATTTAGCCGCCGCGCTGGCCCAGATGGGACATCGAGTCTTATTGATTGATGTCGATTTCTATCGCCCCGTCCAGCATCAGATTTGGGGACTGGTTAACAATGTCGGCTTGAGTAATGTGGTGATGAGCCAGGTACAGCTCAAAACGGTGATTAACCGGGTACAACCCAACCTTGATGTCATCCCCGCCGGCACCCTCCCGCCGCGCCCCCTGGCACTGGTTGATTCCAAACGCATGAGTGCTTTAATTGCCGCATTTGAGCAACAATATGACTACGTGATTTGCGATACGCCACCACTGGTCCTCGCCTCCGATGTAATTGCCCTCGGACAGAAAACCGATGGCGTGATGATGGTCGTCCGTCCAGGCATCATTGATACGAATAGTGCAACCGAAGCCAAGCGGATGCTGGAGCAATCGAACTTAGAACTCCTCGGTATCGTCACAAATGGGGTCGCCGTGGAGAATGAACCCGATAGCTACTTGAAACGGGCACGCGAATACTATGAAAGCGTTTCGCTCACACCCAGTGTGCCCAGTGCGGGAGAAGTGCCAGCCTAA